The Ischnura elegans chromosome 1, ioIscEleg1.1, whole genome shotgun sequence genome contains a region encoding:
- the LOC124153866 gene encoding uncharacterized protein LOC124153866: MYIPSERADAYKYPNISSEDKMQEWGTRIGCENPHLQTACDVINPSCMPTQHLQKKKIVGRNKLMGCDHAHHPYEGDFSRPIYIPSERVDANSYSNILAEGNRYEWDTRTYCNNQCHHTEGDYINENYIPSQQASACCHPFEPVEQMEHCTHGMYAKNTRFLGECGFKHPCQHEPSGEWELGNCAMAGERFAADPQAWRRPVENMGISEMPLDYLLELVDRAWRGEAIEEVEILLDCVYEDMREETGNEWLCEQPDPVVREELLLRLTDIIIQEMRQQQQREYYAQKTTPSRQYFGPTSPGCNCSCHTGFQMHSSENVNRMDYGDAWDGGDRTHYCHTHCRKGNISSMEEMNQYQRRNGYVEGKVAGESQPRGKERGWTAEMAADLHEYEAMARELQSLEKKRKSLIRSYNEGSRLNTQAQFVKIPHRRELDDITRKINMIKTQLNQMQKYYELDFQKPAPSRQPLRQYY; the protein is encoded by the exons ATGTATATCCCCTCCGAACGTGCTGATGCCTACAAATATCCTAACATTTCGTCTGAAGACAAGATGCAGGAATGGGGCACTAGAATTGGTTGCGAGAACCCTCATCTTCAAACCGCATGTGACGTTATAAATCCAAGCTGCATGCCAACACAACATTTGCAGAAGAAGAAAATAGTTGGTCGTAACAAACTGATGGGATGTGATCATGCTCACCACCCTTATGAAGGGGATTTTTCGAGGCCAATTTATATTCCATCAGAACGAGTTGACGCCAACAGCTATTCTAATATATTGGCTGAAGGTAATAGATATGAATGGGACACTAGAACGTACTGCAACAACCAATGCCATCATACCGAAGGGGACTATATAAACGAAAACTACATTCCATCACAACAAGCAAGTGCCTGCTGCCATCCTTTTGAGCCGGTTGAACAGATGGAACACTGCACCCATGGAATGTACGCAAAGAATACTCGCTTCCTAGGTGAATGTGGCTTCAAACATCCATGCCAACATGAGCCCTCGGGAGAATGGGAACTAGGGAATTGTGCGATGGCTGGCGAAAGGTTTGCAGCTGATCCGCAAGCATGGAGGCGGCCCGTGGAAAATATGGGAATCTCAGAAATGCCACTGGACtatctcctggagctagtggatcgggcttggagaggcgaggcTATTGAGGAAGTTGAGATACTTCTGGATTGCGTgtacgaggatatgagggaggagaCTGGAAACGAATGGCTGTGTGAACAACCCGATCCCGTAGTGAGAGAAGAGCTACTACTTAGGCTGACGGACATAATTATCCAAGAAATGAGGCAACAGCAGCAAAGAGAGTACTACGCGCAGAAGACGACCCCGTCCCGCCAATACTTCGGTCCGACTTCACCTGGATGCAACTGCTCCTGCCACACTGGATTCCAAATGCATTCATCCGAAAAC GTGAATCGCATGGATTACGGCGATGCATGGGATGGTGGAGATAGAACACATTATTGCCACACCCATTGCCGCAAAGGCAACATTTCTTCTATGGAGGAAATGAACCAGTACCAACGCAGAAATGGATACGTGGAAGGAAAGGTAGCTGGTGAAAGTCAGCCGCGAGGGAAAGAGAGGGGATGGACAGCAGAAATGGCTGCCGATCTCCATGAGTACGAGGCAATGGCACGCGAGTTACAAAgtctcgagaagaagaggaaatccttGATAAGGTCGTACAATGAAGGGTCGAGATTGAATACACAAGCCCAGTTTGTAAAAATACCACATCGCAGAgaactggatgacatcacgcgcaagataaatatgataaaaacacaacTTAATCAAATGCAGAAATATTATGAATTAGATTTCCAAAAGCCTGCTCCCTCTCGTCAACCTCTGAGGCAATATTATTAG